In Streptomyces sp. NBC_00091, the following proteins share a genomic window:
- a CDS encoding NAD(P)/FAD-dependent oxidoreductase, with protein MKHRIVVLGAGYAGAYAAGTLARRLSPADAEITVVNAEPDFVQRLRLHELAAGHEIEAPQLTDFFEGTGIRLRLARVTAVDPGRRVVAVADADADGELGYDTLVYALGSHGDVRSVPGVAEHAFDVAARPSALRLRERLDGLREGGRVVVVGDGLTGIETATEIAESRPGLSVALVARGELGAQLSAGARSHLRQACDRLGVTVLEHTGVEAVEAARVLCADGTALASDATVWTAGFAVSPIAAAGGLEVADNGRIVVDGTMRSLSHPDVYAVGDSAYAIGDNGRPLPMSCASAGYTGRQAVDAVVGRLTGREIPNTKLEYVGNHISLGRRDGILQMVDHEARAKPKYLGGRKAARIKAGILWMSLWATEHPTFGLPKRKHRLAAAQDAFAEKAVA; from the coding sequence ATGAAGCACCGCATCGTCGTCCTCGGCGCCGGCTACGCCGGGGCGTACGCGGCCGGGACCCTGGCCCGCCGGCTGTCCCCGGCGGACGCCGAGATCACCGTGGTCAACGCCGAGCCGGACTTCGTCCAGCGGCTGCGGCTGCACGAGCTCGCGGCGGGCCATGAGATCGAGGCCCCACAGCTCACCGACTTCTTCGAGGGCACGGGGATACGGCTGCGCCTGGCCCGCGTCACCGCCGTCGACCCCGGGCGCCGGGTCGTCGCCGTGGCCGACGCCGACGCGGACGGCGAGCTCGGCTACGACACGCTGGTCTACGCGCTCGGCAGCCACGGTGACGTTCGCAGTGTCCCCGGCGTGGCGGAGCACGCCTTCGATGTCGCCGCCCGGCCCTCGGCGCTGCGCCTGCGCGAGCGCCTGGACGGGCTGCGGGAGGGCGGGAGGGTGGTGGTCGTCGGGGACGGGCTGACCGGCATCGAGACCGCCACCGAGATCGCCGAGTCCCGGCCCGGCCTGTCGGTGGCTCTGGTCGCCCGCGGCGAGCTGGGGGCCCAGCTGTCCGCCGGAGCCCGTAGCCACCTGCGCCAGGCCTGCGACCGGCTGGGCGTCACCGTTCTGGAGCACACCGGCGTCGAGGCCGTCGAAGCGGCCCGGGTGCTGTGCGCCGACGGCACCGCGCTGGCGTCCGACGCGACGGTGTGGACGGCCGGGTTCGCGGTCAGCCCCATCGCCGCCGCCGGCGGGCTGGAGGTCGCCGACAACGGCCGGATCGTCGTCGACGGCACCATGCGCTCGCTCTCGCACCCGGACGTCTACGCCGTCGGCGACAGCGCCTACGCCATCGGCGACAACGGCCGGCCGCTGCCGATGTCCTGCGCTTCGGCCGGCTACACCGGCCGGCAGGCCGTGGACGCGGTCGTGGGACGCCTGACCGGCCGCGAGATCCCGAACACCAAGCTGGAGTACGTGGGCAATCACATCAGCCTCGGGCGGCGGGACGGGATCCTGCAGATGGTCGACCACGAAGCGCGGGCGAAGCCGAAGTACCTGGGCGGCCGGAAGGCCGCGCGGATCAAGGCGGGCATCCTCTGGATGTCGCTGTGGGCCACCGAGCACCCGACCTTCGGCCTGCCCAAGCGCAAGCACCGCCTGGCCGCCGCGCAGGATGCGTTCGCGGAGAAGGCGGTCGCGTAG
- a CDS encoding WD40 repeat domain-containing protein, whose product MRLLPRSTAVPAALVLALLPGAAVAAESPAAPAPGFTIGDPRIKESSGLAASRVHPGVYWTHNDSDDGPYVYAVDSATGKTVARVTLTGIGTPRDVEAISLGPDGQLYVGDIGDNRGGTWDHVWVYRFPEPKELGDRTVKAEQFTATYADGPRNAEALMVHPVTGRVYIASKNEQGGGLYEGPERLSADGRNVFRKVADVPWVTDGAFSPDGARLTLRGYFSARTYPWNDGRPEGAGERIDAPWQGQAESVTYTPDGGTLMFGAEGASSRVVAVPVAPAGSPAPTGPGSPQQPPAGAGPGAQGVPTGKDGGGFAKGALVLAAGTALVLAGKRLFRRRPKA is encoded by the coding sequence ATGCGCCTGCTGCCCCGGTCGACCGCCGTACCCGCCGCTCTCGTGCTCGCCCTGCTGCCGGGGGCCGCCGTGGCGGCCGAGAGCCCCGCCGCGCCCGCACCCGGGTTCACCATCGGCGATCCGCGGATCAAGGAGTCGAGCGGGCTGGCGGCCAGCCGGGTCCATCCGGGCGTGTACTGGACGCACAACGACAGCGACGACGGCCCGTACGTGTACGCGGTGGACTCGGCGACCGGGAAGACGGTCGCGCGGGTGACGCTGACCGGGATCGGGACCCCGCGCGACGTGGAGGCGATCTCGCTCGGCCCGGACGGGCAGCTGTACGTCGGGGACATCGGCGACAACCGGGGCGGCACCTGGGACCACGTATGGGTCTACCGCTTCCCGGAGCCGAAGGAGCTGGGCGACCGGACCGTCAAGGCCGAGCAGTTCACGGCGACTTACGCGGACGGGCCGCGCAACGCCGAGGCGCTGATGGTGCATCCGGTGACGGGCCGGGTGTACATCGCGAGCAAGAACGAGCAGGGCGGCGGCCTGTACGAGGGACCCGAGCGGCTGTCGGCGGACGGGCGCAACGTCTTCCGGAAGGTCGCGGACGTGCCGTGGGTGACGGACGGGGCGTTCTCGCCGGACGGCGCCCGCCTCACCCTGCGCGGGTACTTCTCGGCCCGCACCTACCCGTGGAATGACGGCCGCCCGGAGGGGGCGGGCGAGCGGATCGACGCACCCTGGCAGGGGCAGGCGGAGTCGGTGACGTACACGCCGGACGGCGGCACGCTGATGTTCGGGGCGGAGGGCGCGAGCAGCAGGGTGGTGGCCGTGCCGGTGGCGCCGGCGGGGTCGCCCGCCCCGACCGGGCCCGGCTCCCCGCAGCAGCCGCCCGCGGGCGCCGGCCCGGGCGCGCAGGGCGTGCCGACGGGGAAGGACGGCGGCGGCTTCGCCAAGGGGGCGCTGGTGCTCGCGGCGGGAACGGCCCTGGTGCTGGCCGGCAAGCGGCTCTTCCGACGCCGCCCGAAGGCCTGA